In Papaver somniferum cultivar HN1 chromosome 9, ASM357369v1, whole genome shotgun sequence, the genomic stretch TATGATGTCCAAGGAAATAATAATTCTCAGGTGCTATCTCTGGAAAAACAAGTTGAATAGCTCAATCAAATTCAGGCTAGCTCAAACAGACAAAAGTCAAGAGATATCTTCTAGAATGACATGGACAACAACTCAAAATACTTCCACATAAGAGCTAACCAAAGGAGAGTGAGGAATAAGATTGAGTCTCTACAGGCTCCAGATGAATCATGGTATCAAGATAGAACTTCAATTGAACAACTTCTAGTTTATCACTTCAAGAATATCAGTTCTACATCAAATCCTGTGGACAGTTACCATTTTCTAGAACATATCCCAGCATGCATCAACCAGCATGACAACAATGCACTTATATCAGTTCCATATGAACAAGAAATATATAAATCCTTAATATCAATGGATCCTTGGAGATCACCAGGTCCTGATGGTTTTCCTCCAGGCTTTTATCAAACTCAATGGAAGGTAGTAAAGGATAATATCTGCAAGATGGTTCATGATTTCTTTCATTCTGGTCACCTCTTGAAGAAGATTAATAATACTAGAGTCACATTAATCCCAAAAGTTAACTCACCTCAAAAGTCGTAAGACTACATAACTATTTCCCTTTATAATACAatatacaagattatctccaaagTTCTAGCACTGAGATTAAATAAGCATATGGTTGACATTATTTCACCGATGCAATCAGCTTATGTCCCAGGTAGATTAATATCTGAGAATATCTGCATGGTACAATAACTTTTTCAAGCAATGAAAAAAATATGGAGATCCGGTCATCTTGCTCTAAAAATGGATAtttcaaaagcctttgacaggcTAGAATGGGTGTTTCTTATTGAAGTTCTCAAGAAATTTGGGTTTTGTGAAAAGTTCTGCCAACTGATATCTGAATGTATCTCTACAACTCAAATAGAGATAGTGATAAATGGTTCTCCATCAACTTCTTTCAAACCAACAAGCGGCAttagacaaggagatcctctCTCCCCCGATCTTTTCTTCTTAGCAGTGAAAGCTTTTTCAAGAAATCTCTATTACTGTGAAGTCACTAAGAAATTAACTGGAATGAAAATCTCAAGGTCTGCACCTAAAATTAGTCACCATTTATTTGTAGATGACTGCTTATTATTCTGCAAGGCCAATCTAGATCAAACAAGGAAATTGCTTCAACTGATTGAGGAATTCAGTTTATGTTCAGGACGACTGATCAACTTCAGCAAATCTGCTGTATATTTAAGCAAAAACATGATCCCTTCTTATTGTCAAATAATTAGTGGTACTCTTCAGGTCAGGCAACTAAATCTCAATGATGAAAAGTACTTGGGTCTGCCTTTCTTCATTGGAAGGAACAAGAAAATCCCCTTTTCAATTCTTGTTGACAAGATGGATAACAGGTTATCAAAATGGAGATGTATAAACATGTCAGAAGCTTCCAGATCAGTTACGGTGAGAAATGTTACTAATGTCATTCATGCGCATCACATGACAAGCTTCAAGCTTCtagaaacaacaataaataagAAGAACTCTACACAACAAAAATTCTGGAGgaaaaagaaaaccaacaaaGTCAGAAAACTTGTTACATGGAAAAGTGTGAATGCTCCTAAGGAAGATGGTGGATTAGGATTCAGGGATCTTCAGATTTTTAATAGGGCACTGCTAGCTAAGTCTGCATGGAGGATATGCACTGATCAAACCTCTATCTGTTCTAAGTATCCACAGGCAAAGTACTTCCCTAATGGTGATATGTTTAATCTCAAGAAATGTTCTTCTACTACTTGGTCCTGGACTAGCATTAGTTCTGAGCTAAATTTTATCCAAAAATATAGCATTTGGAGTATTAGTAATGGTCATTCTATTCTCATCTGGAAGCATAATTGGGTTCAAGGTCTTGATGTTCCTCCAACTCCAAGAATTGGTGCCATAGATGCTGAACAATACAAGTATGTTTTTCATCTCTTCACTCCTGATAATAAGAGGTGGAATTCTGCTTTAATCCTATCCCTCTTTGAAGACTCTACAATGAGACTTATTCTCTCCATGAGTGTTTACCCTCAACATGAAGATAAAATGGTCTAGACCTTAGAGAAAAATGGAAAGTTTACAGTAAAAGCTGATTATAAGAAGATGTATGAAGAACAAAGCTCTAATGCCGTGATCCCAGCTAGAATGAAGAAAATTTTCAAGAGACTATGGAGATTACCTCATCTTCCTAGAATTAAATAATTCTTATGTAAATGTGTGAAGGACATCCTCCCAACTAGAGACAAGATCACTTATGCAATACTGAACGGAGACTTTAGTTGCTCTTTCTGCTCTCAAATGAATGAAACAGCTACTCattatattcttgagtgttcaatGGTGAAACCTGTTTGGTTTGGTACTCTGGGTATTCATGCTCCTACTAATATTAATCTGGTGGACTAGATATGTTCTTTATTTGATAGTCTAGAAGCTGGTCACATCAAGGAAGATAATATCTGCAAAATCGCAATAGTTGCATGGTGTATTTGGTCGCAGAGATGTGATAAAATATTCAAAGACTCGATAACAACTACAGAGATCAGTATTCAAAAATACAGGAAGTATATCTCATATTATGTTGAAATATCTCGTAAGAAACCTGTCAACATACACAAGCAAACCAGAGTTAATCTGCACTGGTCTCCTCCACCTCCATATGGAGATTTTACCTTGAATATTGATTGTTCTTATTACAATAAATCTGGTGGCATTGGTCTCATTATTCGTAATTTTGCAGGTCATCACGGATCCAAGTGTATCTACCTAGCTGACTCATCTAGTCTGGAGCATGCAGAGTGCAGTGGTCTTTGGGAGGATGTTAAGTGGGTAAAAGAACTAGAACTGCAGGAGGTATATTTCGAACTGGACTCAAAGCTCGTGGTGGATGCTGTCAACAAAGAAGATTACAATATAAACTGGAGATTTCATAATCTTATTAAAGATATCAAGAActtatttcaatttttttaactCTTGGCACTGTTATTATGTGCAAAAAGAGAAGAATAAAGTAGCAGACGTGTTGTCTAAGTCAGCTAGAATATATGAACTCAACATGGTTTGGTTATCTGAGCCTCCTGGTAACATACAAAGTTTACTGGTAGAGAAAGCTAATCATGTAAACTCTGCTTTTTAATATATCAATCCTtgcaatttcaaaaaaaaaaaaaaaaacatgaagagagagagaaaaaattggTTTCTTGAATTTTACATATAGACACCCATGAGCTGTAATTAAATTCTTCACCGCTACTTGTTTATCATAAGCATTTAACCCTCTTGTATTCCAATTGATGATTTTAGACCCCATCACACATCAAATTTTCCGTTAAACTTACTTCTTCTACCTCATCTTCCATCTCCTTAGAGTTGGTTGAGTTGTTTGAATCACAACCATCTTGCACCTTTCTACCATCAACAATGGCTTTATATCTATGTTTATATTTAAAAAAGAATTTTTTAATGACTACTTCAGCTTCATTCTCATCTTCGATGTAAACCGCCAAGTCTGCAACAGAACTAAATTATACGCATTTATTTAAACATCTCTCTGCTCCAAATTGAGACAATATTGACTAGTAACCACCCCTCCAAACATCTTTGTGCTCTATTTCCCGTCAATTATGATTTTCTCCATGTCATGAAACCTAGATATTTTCTTGATCTTAGATATATGAAGATTATGCCTTTATTAAGAAATTCCTTCGAAATCTAATTCCATAAATTACTTCACGTTAACTTTTATACGAAATTTGATACAACCTCCCCATGGGTTGCACCGTTGCAACTTACATTATCCAAATATGTTTATCTAATACAAAATGATGCATGAAATTAAGAAAAACCGtattctataaaaaaaaagttcataTGTAACTTTCTATATGCGTTTAAAAAAATACACCTTAAGGATTTAACCTACGGATACCATTCATTAACTTATGACGCAATATTTTATAAATTTCTCGAGTATCATATGGCCAAAAACTAGTGTTAGCGAACTTCTCTATCTTTCAAAAACACTCTAACCGTGTTTGTATAATTAACAGCTTTTGGATGAAGCAAATTTTAAGAAAAGTGTTGATTGCTAGCCATTCTCGAGTCCTTACTTTTTTTCCAGTCTGAAACAGATCTCCAATTGAAAATTCAATATCatgcaaattttatatatttgactCTTAGAAAATGGTAAATTCACGTTCGTTTCATTTTGTGACAGTTTTAAATTCGACATATCTCGTTACAAGCTGAGTATACTATAAGTTTTACATATCCAAAAAACTTCCCGAAACCATAATATGAACTAATCCCTCCATACGATATATTTAGACGGAACGTATctattagattattttttttcttcttttttacttcaTTATATCCATTCTCTTTCTTATTTTACCTTTTATTATATTTCCAATATTGAAAATGTTGTCCTAAATATCGTGATTCCTAAATATCGAGCCCTTATATGTGGTATGATTGAAGGGAATAGTAATAATAGTCATGAGATATTAGGACAAAGTCGGCTGTCAATATAaaggcctagttagcaattcgtcgAGTGATTCGCGAATTAATCCGTCTCAATCGTTCCCGAACAATCCGGTCGTATTAACGAAATACCGAACCAGGCTCGCGTGTTATATGGGAGTTTCGAATTTTTCGCGAATTATACCATTTCCTacatttttttaaggttttaaaAAATTGTTGGCAGTGGGGATCGAACAGAGTCACCCGATTTTAACTCATCAGACCCATTTTCTATATTTCTTTAAGGTTTTAAAAAATTTGTTGGCAGTGAGGATCAAACATATGCCCTTTCGATTACTGAACAAGGAAACCAAGCACTAGGCTGGCTGTTGGTTCGTGATTCAACTTagtatattatttatatactacCAAATACTTTCTTTAGACCATGCTTTAGCTTAATAgaatataataaatatattttctacTAATTTAATTTATGACGAATTTCATTACcgaattaatatttttatatcgAATTATACACTACGTATGTCATTCCGAATTACTGCTTATCACAAAACGTTGACTAGATTTTTGACTGAATTTAATTTTTAcaaattcgaacaatacacatACGTATTATGTTCTGTACATTTGTCGAATACCGAATTGCTAACCAGGTATAGAGGAAGTGTGATTTGAATTTGATGCTCTCAACAGAGATTTCTGAACAGTGAGGATCAAAAGTTGGTGACATCATCCATTTAGGATGTATGGCCACCAATAAGCCTTACATGTCACATCTTTATATATACTCATCACCCACCTTCTTTGCTCATTTCCGGTATTCTGGTTCTGTAAAAAGCAAAATTAAACAAAACcaacaaaccctaaaaataaataaatgagattttcattttgatttgaTAAACCCTGATAAAACCCTTGATCAGTGGATGCCAGTTTCACAGGAGAACAACATGGTAAGTTTCAATTCATTCATTTCTTATTGTTATTCATTtcccatgtattttttttttttagtttatagcTAAGGTTGCTTGATTGATTTGAGAGTACAGTATTAGTTTTTGATAATAAATGAAAAAAAGGTGAGATTTTTAGGTGATTTTCAGGTTTGATTCTtgaggataattagggtttttgggttTATCCTTCATTCGAAACTTATTGATGAACCCATAGGTTTGATTCATTGATTCTAGTATATGTTGAACTGAACTTGATTACCAGAAATGTTTTGGTGAATGGTTAGTTCTTTTTGCATATAAATGAAAAAAGGTGAAATTTTTAGGTGTTTGAAGTTCAGGGATTTAGGGGttcattgattgattttttttgggGACTTAATCATGAACCTTGTGTCTAATTCTAATATGTTACGCTGGATTTGATTATTGCACTCAGAAATtttatggaattttttttttataaatgaaaattgttttgattgtACTAAGTCTGATCCTTAACTGTGGAGGATCAATGCTAGGTTAAGGTTTCTAATGTTTGACCCTTACATCAAATAGAACTCGTCGGTATGAACTTGCTATCGTGTATTCAGCTCTCTCCGAAAATGTTGATTAACTTcattttgaggtttatcttctgAAACTAGGTGCAAGAGATTATATGGTTGATTGATATCTTTGTCTACATTAGCTACAGCTGAGATTCAGGGTGCATGAAGCCATGAGGGAGTATTTTGTTTCTGTTTCCGTCAAATCAAGCAAAATTACTTCAATATCTCAAATGATCCTAGTGAGCATGCAATTCCTAAAAGAGACGCACCTGCAATTCCTAATCTTATCTGTTAGTGGCATAATCCATAAATCATGAAAATCGGATTGGTGTGGAAGAGATGGCAGATGATATCCCCGAGAGTGTTTCACCACGTGTTTAGGACCAGATGCTTTAGATGGAGTTGTATCGTGCAGTTTTAGATAACTACCTGATAACACTTTCTGAAACAATATAGTGGACTGGGAGTTACCTGAACACACCATACGTGGTGAAAGGCTCTTTATTCAGCTCAAAATAGTAATTGAATGCAAGTTTGATTTTCATCTTTTAGTTTTTTGGTTTCCTTCACGACCTGGGAAATGATACTTTGTTTTATTTAGTAGCAGGAGTTAAAGGTTTGATTAACCCAACCCGGAAATGTATTAGTGATTCAAGCAAGAGAAAACTTGGATGCAAACAACAAGAGAAAAGCAAAACCTTTAGATTCCTTGATATTGCTGACTGTCTTTTTCAGGACTGCTAAAGGCCGGTACCAGTTTTGCTAGGGCTGGTACCAATCCAGAATTCCAATGGTCAGGATTCTGTCATTTGTATGGATTGGTATCAGCCCTAGCAAAACTGGTACCTGCCTTAAGCAATTATGGTCTTTTTACTCTGTTTTAGCAGGTTTCTGCccatggtcttttttttttctctggttGGATGCTTTTTATGAAtctgttttctcttctttttggTGTGGGTTAACTTTTGATGTTGGAACAGGCTACACCGTTTATTGCAGGACTTACTGTagctgctgctgctcttgctGGTAGATATGGTGTTCAAGCTTGGCACGCGTTCAAAACACGACCAGCAACAGCTAGAATGCGGAAATTCTACGATGGTGGTTTTCAACCGACAATGACGAAGAGAGAAGCAGCTCTTATTCTTGGCCTCAGGTAAACACCATACTAGACAGGATTTCTAATAGGACAAACAGGAAAGGATTGATCTTGTAATTTCATATATGGACTTGTCATGAGTTGTATGGTTTTGGCAGGGAGAGTGCACCTCCAGATAAAGTTAAGGAAGCACATAGAAAAGTGATGGTGGCTAATCATCCAGATTCTGGAGGAAGCCATTACCTTGCTTCGAAAATTAACGAAGCtaaagatatgatgcttggaaaGACAAAGAACAACGGATCGGCATTTTGATACGACCAAAGTTTCTGCAAGTTTACCTTTATCAAATTTATATTttaaaaagagatttttttttagtttgtgtTTTATTCTTACCCATTAAAAGTTTATGGTGTTGATTATCATGGAAATGGTAACTCAAGTGTACCCCTTATTGAATCTTTGTAAAACCCAGAGATTCTGATGAGTTCATGCGTTCGAGTTAGGGTGGAAAGTGTTTCACACCCTTTCTGAAGAACGAAAATGAAGCTCCTACGACAAGATTGTGGCGAAAGCTGCATTTGCATTGGCGGATAAAACTTCAGAGTTTTACTACTTGGACTCCTAGAAATTGTATTCATCTTGCTCTTGAATCCATTTTGCTTGTAATTTTCTTATTCGCATGAACTGTAAGACTGTTACGTACAGCCAAGTAAAGCTTGGCTCTGCTTATTAGTGGTAATTGTCAGTAAAAATgagg encodes the following:
- the LOC113311638 gene encoding uncharacterized protein LOC113311638, with the translated sequence MDNNSKYFHIRANQRRVRNKIESLQAPDESWYQDRTSIEQLLVYHFKNISSTSNPVDSYHFLEHIPACINQHDNNALISVPYEQEIYKSLISMDPWRSPGPDGFPPGFYQTQWKVVKDNICKMVHDFFHSGHLLKKINNTRVTLIPKVNSPQKS
- the LOC113311639 gene encoding uncharacterized protein LOC113311639 — encoded protein: MDISKAFDRLEWVFLIEVLKKFGFCEKFCQLISECISTTQIEIVINGSPSTSFKPTSGIRQGDPLSPDLFFLAVKAFSRNLYYCEVTKKLTGMKISRSAPKISHHLFVDDCLLFCKANLDQTRKLLQLIEEFSLCSGRLINFSKSAVYLSKNMIPSYCQIISGTLQVRQLNLNDEKYLGLPFFIGRNKKIPFSILVDKMDNRLSKWRCINMSEASRSVTVRNVTNVIHAHHMTSFKLLETTINKKNSTQQKFWRKKKTNKVRKLVTWKSVNAPKEDGGLGFRDLQIFNRALLAKSAWRICTDQTSICSKYPQAKYFPNGDMFNLKKCSSTTWSWTSISSELNFIQKYSIWSISNGHSILIWKHNWVQGLDVPPTPRIGAIDAEQYKYVFHLFTPDNKRWNSALILSLFEDSTMRLILSMSVYPQHEDKMDILPTRDKITYAILNGDFSCSFCSQMNETATHYILECSMVKPVWFGTLGIHAPTNINLRCDKIFKDSITTTEISIQKYRKYISYYVEISRKKPVNIHKQTRVNLHWSPPPPYGDFTLNIDCSYYNKSGGIGLIIRNFAGHHGSKCIYLADSSSLEHAECSGLWEDVKWVKELELQEVYFELDSKLVVDAVNKEDYNINWRFHNLIKDIKNLFQFF
- the LOC113307708 gene encoding mitochondrial import inner membrane translocase subunit TIM14-1-like, translating into MPVSQENNMATPFIAGLTVAAAALAGRYGVQAWHAFKTRPATARMRKFYDGGFQPTMTKREAALILGLRESAPPDKVKEAHRKVMVANHPDSGGSHYLASKINEAKDMMLGKTKNNGSAF